The region CGTTTGTTTATAAAAAACTTGTTTAGTCTTCTAAATATAAATCTATTAAACCTTCAGGCGTTTCAACAAAAATTGTTTTATTGGGTTTGTCTACTTTCGAGATAAACTCGTCGTTCATAGGGATCAAGATTTCAGTACCATCGCGGTCTATTTCAAACAGTGCTTGAGCAGTAGAATCATTAACAGATGTAATGATGCCTACTTTTCCAAAATTAAGATCTTCAACTGTAAAGCCTATGATTTCATGAAAATAGAATTTATTGCCTTCTAACTCTGGTAAAAAATCTAGGGGCAGATATAAATCAGATTTTAATAAGGTTTCAGCATCTGCTTCACTATCTACATCTTCAAATTTAATGCGAAGTAATTCCGATTTATGTAATTGAGACGATTCTATAAAGAACGGCACTAAATTGTTTCTTAAATCAATAAATACCGAATCCATATCTTCAAACAATTCAGGTTCGTCTGTATCTAGTTTTATAAGTAGTTCGCCTTTAAAACTATATTTTTTCACAATCTTTCCTAGAAAGAAACAGTCTTCTTTTTTCATATTATTTCAAATAAAAAAACCTGATAACAATGTATCAGGTTTTAAAAGTATAAAAAATTAATTTTTTATTCTTCTTCGTTAGCAGTTTCTTCTGCAGTTTCAGCATTAGCAGCTTCTTCAGCAGCTTTTGCTTCTGCTTCTGCCTCAGCGACAGCAGCAGTTCTTGCATCATTAACAGCTTTTTCAGCTTCTAATGCTTTTGCTTTAGCATCAGCCTGAGCTTTTGCTAAACCATCTTCTTTAGAAGATACTTTTGCAGTTTTTTCTTCTAACCAAGCGTTGAATTTTTCTTCAGCTTGCTCTTCAGTTAAAGCACCTTTTCTAACTCCACCAGCAAGGTGATTTTTTAGTAATGCACCTTTGTAAGATAAAATTGCTTTTGCAGTATCTGTAGGTTGAGCACCGTTTTGTAACCAAGTTACAGCACCGTTTACATCTAATTCGATAGTTGCAGGGTTTGTGTTTGGATTGTAGATACCTAATTTTTCTAAGTATTTACCATCTCTTTTTGATCTTGCATCAGCAGCAACGATCCAGTAAAAAGGTTTTCCTTTTTTACCATGTCTTTGTAATCTAATTTTTACAGGCATAATAATTAATTATTTGAGGTTCTCGACCTCGGTTATTAATAAGGCCGCAAAGATACTATAAAATTTTAATATCCAGTATTTTAATTTAAAAATGTTTTGTGATTTTTAAATGTAAGTGTGGTGAAGTACTTGTAATTTTTATATGGTTATTTTGCGAATATAATATGTCCATTAAAATTATAAAGTCAATTTTAAAATAACTAGATATTAATTATCTAAAAATTTGATTTGTAATTAGTTTGCGAAAAATAATATTATATTAGCTAAGAGCTTTAATTTAGTTTTTAGCGATTTCTACAGACTTTTTTAATGCTAGAACTTAACCATAAAACCCCGTGTGTTTTTAAAAATCATTTCTAACCAAACAGTTGTTTTTTGAAGCTTAGTATAATAATACCTGTCTATAATGCTGAAAATTTTGTGGGGCAATGTTTAGAAAGTATTTTAAATCAAAATATAGATCCTAGTGAGTTTGAAATAATCGCTGTGGATGATGGGTCTATAGATGGTAGTGTTTCTGTGTTGCAAACTTATGAGAAGAATAATGATAATATTTTAGTTGTTTTACAAAAAAACCAAGGTGTAGGTGCTGCAAGAAATAAAGGTATGGAGCTTGCCAAGGGGAAATATCTATATTTTTTAGATTCAGACGATTATTTAGCTTCTAATGTATTATTACCTATTTTAGAGTATGCACAAACTAATAATTTACAAATAGTAACTTTTCAATCTATAACTACTAAAAAACGTAATCTTTATACCTCTAGCCTTGCAGGTAAACATACTACAAAAGTGCAATCTGGACCAAATTATATAGGTGCAATAGGTTACAGAAATGAGGTATGGTGGTATATTGTAGAACGTAATTTTGTTAAAGAATTAGGGTTAAAGTTTATTCTTGGACGTTGGATGGAAGATGCTATATTCACTACCCAATTATTTCTGGCAGCACAACGTATGTCAAAACTACAAATAGATGCCCATAGATATGTTACTGTAAAGAATTCAGTAATGACAAATAAAAAACCTGAACATTATATTAAAGTAATATGCGATTTAAGTCATGCTGCAGAAGTTTTTAACGATTTTATATATCGTGTAAAAGAAACTGAAACTGGACATAAACATGATTTATGTAAAAAACGTTTAGAAGAGAGACAACAATCATTAGTGTTTTTTATGATGATACGTATGTTAAAGTCAAGAATTTCATTCAAAGAAGTTAAAACCATTATTAATCATTTGAATATTATTGGTGCGTATCCGTTAACTAACTTTGGACGAGTTGAAAATAGAGAATTAAGTTATGGGGTTTTAAAACATCTATTTAACATTAAGTGTTTATATTATAAAATATTTATATGCTGTAATCCAATTTTAAAACATATTTATAAATAATTTAATAGATATTATAAAGCAATATGTTTTATTAAGTTTTCTAAAGACCTATCAATTTTTATATTATTTTACAGTTTTAATAAAAAAGTATTTGATGATTAAAAATTGGTTTGTAGTAGTTTTAATGGGGGTAATAATGACTTCTTGCGGAGACAATTTAGAATTTAATTACCCAGCACTTCAAGCAAAAAGAGATGGAGATTTGTGGAAAACAACATCGCAAAATGTATCTAATAATGCAGGCGTATTAACTATTAATGGGAATGGCAATGGTGCTTATATTACAATGGAGCTTCCAGAATTAAGTATAGGGACGTATTTATTTGGAACAGTAAGTGAAGATCAAGTTGCTACTGCTACTGCAACATTTACAAATAAAGAGGGTGTCGTGTATTCTACATTGTTTAACGCTACAGATAATTTAAGTACTCCTAATATTGATGAAAGCGCGATTTACTATGCAGAAGGTACAATTGAAATAAATGATATTAATACTGCAGAAGGTTATATAAGTGGTGAGTTTTGGTTTACAGCTTATACGGAACTGGGAGGAGATAAAGTAGATTTAAATCAAGGGGTGTTTTACGAGGTGCCTTTTGTGTCAGAATAAATTCAGACTTAACAGGTTATATAAAGCAACACTATGGTGTTGCTTTTTTTTGTTTATAAAACATTTAAAATCCAGGTTGAATACCTCATAATTATTCTTAATTTTAACCTCCTTATTTTTTTAGCAGAACAGATTTTATGTATTTAATATTCGACACCGAAACCACAGGTTTACCAAAGCGTTGGGATGCCCCTATTAGCGATTCAGACAATTGGCCAAGATGTATACAAATTGCTTGGCAATTACACGATGAGCTTGGAAACTGTATAGAGCATCAGGATTATTTGGTTAAACCTGAAGGATTTAATATTCCTTATGATGCAGAAAAAATACATGGCATTTCTACAGAACTTGCAGAGGAGCAAGGGATTTCTTTAGCAGAGGTTTTAGAAAAATTCAATATAGCATTAAGCAAAACAAAATTTATTGTAGGGCAAAATGTTGGGTTCGATGTTAATATTATGGGAGCAGAATTCCATAGAGAAGATGTCACAAATGCTTTGCAGGAGCTTCCTGTATTAGATACATGTACAGAAATCACGGCAAACTTATGTCAGATTCCTGGTGGCCGTGGTGGTCGGTTTAAATTGCCAACTTTAACAGAATTACATCAATTCTTATTTAATGTACCATTTGGTGAAGCGCATAATGCCACAGCCGATGTAGAGGCTACAACACGATGTTTTTTCGAATTAATAAGAAGAAAGCAATATACAGTTGAAGCTTTAGATGTTGCACCCGATTATTTTGAGCGTTTTAATAAAGCGAATCCTCAAGAAATTCAGCTTATAGGCTTAAAACATATTAACCTAAAGAAAGCAAGTGACAAAATTAGAGAGCGTTTACAAAAAACGCAATCTACAGACTTGTCGGCAGCAGAAATTAAACAAAATATTTCTGATTTATCCGAAGTTAATTTTGCGCATTTACACAATCATTCTCAATTTTCAGTCTTACAATCAACCATAAGTATACCTAATTTAGTTGCAGCAGCAGCTAAACAAAACATGATTGGTGTGGCGCTTACCGATCATGCAAATATGATGGGGGCATTTCATTTTGTTCGAGCAGTTATTAATCATAATAAAAATGTTCAAGCTAAAAATGAAGAGGCCGTTGCAGCGGGTAAAGCACCTACTTTAAATGAAATGAAACCCATTTTAGGATGTGAGTTTTTTGTGTGTGAAGATCACCTAGATAAAAGTAGAAAAGATAATGGCTATCAGATTGTTATTATCGCTAAAAATAAAAACGGCTATCATAATTTAGCAAAATTATCGTCTGCAGCATTTACAGATGGGTTTTATTATGTGCCTAGAATTGATAAAAAATTAATACAACAATACAAAGAAGACCTAATTGTTTTAACAGGAAATTTATATGGTGAAGTACCAAGTAAAGTTCTTAATGTTGGAGAAAATCAGGCAGAAGAAGCCTTAATTTGGTGGAAAGAACAGTTTGGTGATGATTTGTATGTGGAACTAATGCGTCATAATCAGGAAGATGAAAATCGTGTTAACCCTGTACTGATCGAGTTAGCAAAGAAGCATAATGTTAAGCTAATTGCAACCAATAATACGTATTATGTAGATAAAAAAGATGCCAATGCACACGATATTTTATTATGTGTACGTGATGGAGAAAAGCAATCTACACCTATAGGTCGTGGTCGAGGCTATCGTTATGGTATGCCAAATCAGGAGTATTATTTTAAAACTTCAGACGAAATGAAGTCGCTGTTTAAAGATATACCCGAGGCTATTATTAATATTCAAGAGGTTGTAAATAAGATTGAAATTTTTGAATTAGCCAGAAATGTATTATTACCAAAATTTGATATCCCTGAAGAGTTTCAGCATCCTGAAGATGAGGTAGATGGAGGAAAACGTGGTGAAAATGCGTTTTTAAGACATATTACTTATAAAGGCGCTAAAATTCGTTATGGTGAAGAACTTTCTCCAGAAGTTATAGAACGTTTAGATTTTGAGCTTTCTGTTATCGAAAAAACTGGGTATCCAGGATACTTCTTAATTGTAGAAGACTTTATTCGAGCTGCACGACAAATGGATGTGTCTGTAGGCCCAGGGCGTGGTTCTGCAGCAGGGTCTGTGGTTGCATACTGTTTATGGATCACAAATATAGATCCTATGTTGTATAACTTACTTTTTGAGCGTTTCTTGAATCCGGATCGTGTAAGTATGCCCGATATTGATATTGATTTTGATGATGAAGGTCGAAGCCGTGTAATGGATTATGTAATCGAGAAATACGGTAGTAATCAGGTAGCACAAATTATTACCTATGGTACCATGGCTGCCAAATCATCTATTCGTGATACGGCGCGTGTATTAGATTTGCCGCTTTTTGAAGCCGATAGAATAGCAAAATTAATTCCTAACATGTCTAAGCTAAATAAAATATTTGGTTTAGATGAGAAAGGGTTAAAAGAAAAATTCAGAGCAGAAGATCTTGAAAAAGTTAATGAACTTATCAGTCTTGCCGATGGGAAAAACCTCGAAGCAGATACTCTAAATTTAGCGCGACGCTTAGAAGGGTCTGTTAGAAATACTGGAATTCATGCTTGTGGTGTTATCATTACACCAGACGATATTACCAAGTTTGTTCCTGTATCCTTAGCCAAAGATTCAGATTTATATGTTACCCAGTTCGATAACTCGGTGGTGGAAGATGCAGGACTTTTAAAGATGGACTTTTTAGGGTTAAAAACATTAACTCTTATTAAAGATACCGTTAAAATTGTAAAGGCCAAACATGATATAGATCTCGACCCTGAAAACTTTCCTTTAGATGATGTAAAAACATACGAGCTATTCCAACGCGGAGAAACAATTGGAGTGTTTCAATACGAATCTCCTGGAATGCAAAAACACATGCAGTCTTTAAAGCCTACAGTGTTTGACGACCTTATTGCTATGAATGCCTTGTATAGACCAGGGCCAATGGAATATATTCCGAGTTTTATTAGAAGGAAACACGGAGAAGAAGAGATTGAATACGATTTACCAGCGAT is a window of Formosa sediminum DNA encoding:
- the rimM gene encoding ribosome maturation factor RimM (Essential for efficient processing of 16S rRNA); protein product: MKKEDCFFLGKIVKKYSFKGELLIKLDTDEPELFEDMDSVFIDLRNNLVPFFIESSQLHKSELLRIKFEDVDSEADAETLLKSDLYLPLDFLPELEGNKFYFHEIIGFTVEDLNFGKVGIITSVNDSTAQALFEIDRDGTEILIPMNDEFISKVDKPNKTIFVETPEGLIDLYLED
- a CDS encoding 30S ribosomal protein S16 codes for the protein MPVKIRLQRHGKKGKPFYWIVAADARSKRDGKYLEKLGIYNPNTNPATIELDVNGAVTWLQNGAQPTDTAKAILSYKGALLKNHLAGGVRKGALTEEQAEEKFNAWLEEKTAKVSSKEDGLAKAQADAKAKALEAEKAVNDARTAAVAEAEAEAKAAEEAANAETAEETANEEE
- a CDS encoding glycosyltransferase, which encodes MKLSIIIPVYNAENFVGQCLESILNQNIDPSEFEIIAVDDGSIDGSVSVLQTYEKNNDNILVVLQKNQGVGAARNKGMELAKGKYLYFLDSDDYLASNVLLPILEYAQTNNLQIVTFQSITTKKRNLYTSSLAGKHTTKVQSGPNYIGAIGYRNEVWWYIVERNFVKELGLKFILGRWMEDAIFTTQLFLAAQRMSKLQIDAHRYVTVKNSVMTNKKPEHYIKVICDLSHAAEVFNDFIYRVKETETGHKHDLCKKRLEERQQSLVFFMMIRMLKSRISFKEVKTIINHLNIIGAYPLTNFGRVENRELSYGVLKHLFNIKCLYYKIFICCNPILKHIYK
- a CDS encoding DUF6252 family protein, producing the protein MIKNWFVVVLMGVIMTSCGDNLEFNYPALQAKRDGDLWKTTSQNVSNNAGVLTINGNGNGAYITMELPELSIGTYLFGTVSEDQVATATATFTNKEGVVYSTLFNATDNLSTPNIDESAIYYAEGTIEINDINTAEGYISGEFWFTAYTELGGDKVDLNQGVFYEVPFVSE
- the dnaE gene encoding DNA polymerase III subunit alpha, which translates into the protein MYLIFDTETTGLPKRWDAPISDSDNWPRCIQIAWQLHDELGNCIEHQDYLVKPEGFNIPYDAEKIHGISTELAEEQGISLAEVLEKFNIALSKTKFIVGQNVGFDVNIMGAEFHREDVTNALQELPVLDTCTEITANLCQIPGGRGGRFKLPTLTELHQFLFNVPFGEAHNATADVEATTRCFFELIRRKQYTVEALDVAPDYFERFNKANPQEIQLIGLKHINLKKASDKIRERLQKTQSTDLSAAEIKQNISDLSEVNFAHLHNHSQFSVLQSTISIPNLVAAAAKQNMIGVALTDHANMMGAFHFVRAVINHNKNVQAKNEEAVAAGKAPTLNEMKPILGCEFFVCEDHLDKSRKDNGYQIVIIAKNKNGYHNLAKLSSAAFTDGFYYVPRIDKKLIQQYKEDLIVLTGNLYGEVPSKVLNVGENQAEEALIWWKEQFGDDLYVELMRHNQEDENRVNPVLIELAKKHNVKLIATNNTYYVDKKDANAHDILLCVRDGEKQSTPIGRGRGYRYGMPNQEYYFKTSDEMKSLFKDIPEAIINIQEVVNKIEIFELARNVLLPKFDIPEEFQHPEDEVDGGKRGENAFLRHITYKGAKIRYGEELSPEVIERLDFELSVIEKTGYPGYFLIVEDFIRAARQMDVSVGPGRGSAAGSVVAYCLWITNIDPMLYNLLFERFLNPDRVSMPDIDIDFDDEGRSRVMDYVIEKYGSNQVAQIITYGTMAAKSSIRDTARVLDLPLFEADRIAKLIPNMSKLNKIFGLDEKGLKEKFRAEDLEKVNELISLADGKNLEADTLNLARRLEGSVRNTGIHACGVIITPDDITKFVPVSLAKDSDLYVTQFDNSVVEDAGLLKMDFLGLKTLTLIKDTVKIVKAKHDIDLDPENFPLDDVKTYELFQRGETIGVFQYESPGMQKHMQSLKPTVFDDLIAMNALYRPGPMEYIPSFIRRKHGEEEIEYDLPAMEEYLKETYGITVYQEQVMLLSQKLADFTKGEADVLRKAMGKKQIAVLDKMKPKFINQASEKGHDPKKLEKIWKDWEAFASYAFNKSHSTCYAWIAYQTAYLKAHYPAEYMAAVLSNNMNDIKQVTFFMEECKRMKLDVLGPDVNESFYKFSVNDDYAVRFGMGAVKGVGHGAVKTIVENRKKDGPYKSIFDLAKRIDLRAANKKAFESLALAGGFDCFQDTHRAQYFQDEGDGVTFLEKAIKYGSKHQENENSAQVSLFGEASDVQIEEPLVPPAEDWGTMEKLAREKEVIGIYISGHPLDDFKIEMKNFCNANLSMLRNLEACLNAELTFGGVITDVQHRVSKMGKGWALFTIIDYNDSYEFRIFGEDYLKFRHFFVVNSFVHVKVFVREGWVNKDTGKKSEPRIQFNSFQLLHDVMDQYAKKLSIQLNIANLTETKVSNLKTLFDNHVGTKLLNFLVYDQEDKVKLPMVSRTQKITISQELLQALDREEVYYKLN